In a genomic window of Corynebacterium choanae:
- a CDS encoding DUF2520 domain-containing protein, with translation MSDAPTLTIGIVSDTDLGEILADALRRVGHNVIAHSRLQGAAGTVDVWSKRRTTPAAPDLGDPLEHTLRCPCVVLAVQSTHLPVLVEQLLAADTPPHIVAHTAINTGTRILTPLHNRGIITFALTPLVVLAGDIARDWTAIANCSWAVTADDLPGTAVAEALVEQLTGQVIHLPETSRPLFAAGFIHAVDHQATVIRDSLAIMSRALGTRDQAAALIRALAPQLAEAVIAASATDPVLPTPIGQTPALVDEAYRSIQGYPEAELFTDLVARRASIDHVVDVELWAHNNRQHPPDSSGSATP, from the coding sequence ATGAGTGACGCCCCCACGCTCACCATCGGCATCGTCAGCGACACCGACCTCGGGGAAATACTGGCCGATGCGCTTCGCCGCGTCGGCCACAATGTCATCGCCCACAGTCGACTGCAAGGTGCTGCCGGCACTGTCGACGTTTGGAGCAAACGCCGCACCACCCCAGCCGCCCCTGACCTGGGTGATCCTCTCGAACACACGCTGCGATGCCCCTGTGTGGTGTTGGCTGTCCAATCCACCCATCTGCCAGTACTCGTCGAACAGCTGCTCGCCGCAGATACCCCACCCCACATTGTTGCCCACACCGCCATTAACACTGGAACGCGGATTCTCACACCGCTTCACAACCGGGGCATCATCACCTTTGCACTCACCCCGCTCGTCGTACTCGCCGGTGACATTGCTAGGGATTGGACAGCTATCGCCAACTGCTCCTGGGCAGTCACCGCCGACGACCTGCCCGGTACCGCGGTAGCCGAAGCACTCGTCGAACAACTCACCGGCCAAGTCATCCACCTCCCGGAGACCAGCCGGCCACTGTTTGCTGCCGGATTTATCCACGCCGTCGACCATCAAGCCACCGTCATCCGCGACAGTCTCGCGATCATGTCCCGGGCACTCGGCACCCGCGACCAGGCAGCCGCCCTGATTCGAGCCCTCGCCCCGCAGCTCGCCGAAGCTGTGATCGCCGCCAGCGCCACCGACCCTGTCCTGCCCACCCCCATCGGGCAAACCCCCGCCCTGGTCGACGAAGCCTACCGGTCAATCCAGGGCTATCCCGAAGCAGAACTGTTCACCGACCTGGTGGCCCGCCGAGCCAGCATCGACCATGTGGTGGATGTGGAACTTTGGGCACACAACAACCGGCAGCATCCACCAGACTCTTCCGGATCCGCCACCCCCTAG